TTTCAACTTGCGCTTGCCTTAAGCAGTGAATAATTGCCTGTGCAGAAGTTTCTTTTTTATGGCTCATTTCCACCTTGTCACCTCTTTACATCCAATTTGCTCAAACGTCGAACGACTTCATCTAAACGTTCAGCATGTGTCGATAAAGAAATCCGAATAAAGCCTTCCCCATTTGCTCCAAACGCAGTTCCAGGCGTCACAATAATGCCGGTCTCTTCTAGTAACCGGTTAGCAAATGTTAGAGAGCTTTCTTCTCTAGGCACTTGCACCCAAAGATATAACGTGCCTTTTGGTTTTTCAGCGTGAAGCCCCAATTTCCCTAAAGCAGTATGCAGTTTTTCCATCCGTTGTTCATAAATAAGATTATTCTCCTTTACAGCAGTTAAATCACTTTGTAACGCCTTTGCCGCTGCTTTTTGAATCGGCATAAACTGACAGGTGTCGATATTGCTTTTTAAAGTGGCGAGTGCAGCGATAACTTCCTTATTCCCGACGATATACCCGATCCGCCACCCTGTCATATTAAAGCTTTTGGATAATGACCCTAATTCAACAACATAGTCTTTGGCACCTGGAATTTGTAAAGCGCTCGGGGCTTTATAATTGCCAAAGGTTACGAGGTCATAAGCTGCATCATGTGCGAGTAAAATATTGTATCGCCGACAAAAAGAAACCGCTTCCAAATAAGTTCCCCATTCTCCATATGCAGCAGTCGGGTTGTTTGGGTAATTAAGGAACATTAATTTCGCAGCTATTGCGTCCTGTTCGGAAATCTGATCAAACAAAGGTGCGTACTGATTATTAGCATCAAGCGGTAATGATACACTTACCCCTCCCGCCAAATGAACCCCTTTTCGGTAAGCTGGATAGCCTGGATCTGGAACCAACACTTTATCCATTGGATTTATAACTGCTTGAATTAAGTTCGCTATCCCTTCTTTGGAACCAATTAATGTAAGAACTTCTGTGTTGGGATCAAGAGTAACCTGATATCGTTTTGCATAAAAAGATGCCACTGCCTGTTTAAATTCGTCACACCCACTGTAAGGAGAATATCTATGGTTTTGCGGATTGTTCACTTGCTCCTTCAATTCTTCATAGACAAATGACGGTGTTGGTAAATCCGGAGAACCGATTCCTAAATCAATCACGTCTACGCCCTTTTGCTTAAGTTGTTCTTTTCGTTGCTGAAACTGAGAAAATAAATATGGGGGAAGATTTTTCACCTTCTCAGACACAAAAACCATTGTATTCCTCCCTATAAATTTCATTATACGAAATGGTATTTCATTTATTTACTAACAGTATAAGATATGTTCTACCAATTAGCAATATACTGAAATTATCTTTAATATTAATTTTCTATTTATTAAAATAGTTCTGTCTATGTTTCAGTAACTTTCCTCTTTCGCATCCCAATAAATAAGCCAATGAGGCTAACAAGTACCATTACTAAGCCTAATAAAACACTTTCTGTAAACCCAAACACAATATACCCCAAACCGGCTATACAAGCAGCTAAAAGCGCATAAGGAATTTGGGTTGTAACATGATCAATATGATGGCAGCTAGAACCAGTTGATGACAGAATTGTCGTATCAGAGATCGGGGAACAATGGTCACCGAAAACAGCACCTGCTAATACTGCAGCCAATATCGGTAACATTAATGTTACATCCGTTGTTGCTGCTATTTCCCCAGCAATAGGAAGCAAAATACCAAACGCTCCCCAAGATGTCCCTGTTGAAAACGCAATAAACCCGGCCATTAAAAATACGATCAACGGAAGGAGATAAACACTTAAGTTGGCTGCTTCGACAACACTTGCCAAATAAACACCGGTGCCGAGTTGGCTAATTAATGCTGCAATCGCCCAAGCAAAAATTAAAATACCAAAAGCTGGCATCATTGATTTCGCGCCTGTTATAGCGCCTGTTATAAAATTTTTGTACGAAAGTTTTCCTGCGCGAATATGCTGATAAAACAAGATCATCGTCAGTACCATACCTATACTACCGCCAACGAATAGCGCTAACGATACATCCGCACTTCCTAATATATTAATCCACGTTTTTTCACCCTCTACTTTACGTAAACCGTCCACAAAGATAGCGATAATCGTAGCGATAAATAATGTAATCATCGGAAGGAGTAAGTCACGCCTTTTACTAACTTCACTAACCGGAAGTTTAGAGGCTACATCTATCGTTTCTTTTTGTGCTGGATTTAACACTTCTCCTGTTTCCAGCGCTCGTTGTTCGTGTACTTTCATGGGGCCGAAATCAATTTGTTTGATTGCAATAACTACGACAACGCCTAACGCTGCCCAAACATAATAATTCATTGGAATCATTTGTAAAAATGCTTGAAAAGCACCGTACTCGGTTACCTGATGTGTCGCTAATACAGTGCCAATAATACCAATAATATAAGCTCCCCAGCTCGATACGGGAGCAACTACACTGACTGGTGCTGAAGTTGAATCGACAAGATAAGCAAGTTTTGCACGTGATATGCGTTGCTTATCAGTAACCGGCTTAGCAATTTGTCCTACAGTTAAACTGTTAAAATAGTCATCCACAAAAATAATGACTCCAAATAGAACCGTCATCAGTTGTGCACCAGTTCTTGTTTTTACTCTGCGAATCATCCATTCTGCAAATGAACGCGTCCCGCCCATCATAGTTACTAGAGCCGTCAGCATACCTAGCATTAGCACAAACAGCAAGATAAAAACATTCCACGTATCCAATGCGCCATCTACAACAAACACCCCTTTAAACGCCTCCCAAACGAGCTTTAAAGAATCTCCAACCTGAAACTTACCTAGGAACAATGCGGCAGCGAGGATACCAACTCCCAATGACAATAGTACCCGCTTCGTTAATAAAACCATGACAATTGCTATAATCGGCGGTATTAATGACCATACTGTCTCTTCCATTTAGATTCTCCTTTCGTATGTTAGATAAAACCTTAACTTGCGCCTTATTTTAAATATCTAAGAGCAGCGCCATTCAACTCATCACCCCCTCCTTTTTTAGAAAAACTTGGCTTGTCGCCAAGTCTTATGGCGAATGCCTTCGTTTTTTTAAAACCAAAAAATCTTACACTTTAATATAGTACAAAAAACGTTACACTTTTTTGTGATAATTGTTAATATTCTATTTTATTTTTTGATCCATTGTTTCATAACTGAAATCTGCCTTTGCTATCCAAATTTAAAAAACCTCAAAAAAAAAGCCAAAACATACAGAAATTTGTTAAAATAATACGTGAGCATTTTATTTATGTGATGGAGGGAGAAAGATGAAAACAGATATTAGCGAAGCAAAACGACTCGATGAACAAGATCCATTAAGCAAATACCGAGAAGAATTCTACACTTCATCCGACCAGATCTATTTTGACGGCAATTCTTTAGGCCTGTTATCCACTCGGGCAGAAGCAGCACTACACAACTTATTGGCTTCCTGGAAACAACATGGGATCGATGGCTGGACAGAGGGGGAGCACCCGTGGTTTTATTTATCGGAAAAACTAGGCGCTATGACAGCACCGTTAATAGGTGCTCATGCGGAAGAAGTAATTATTACTGGCTCAACAACAACGAATTTACATCAACTTACCGCAAGTTTCTTTCATCCAGAAGGAAAAAGAACCAAAATCCTTGCCGATGAGCTGAATTTCCCGTCCGATATTTATGCACTACAAAGCCAACTACAGTTAAAAGGATTCGACCCAACAGATCACCTCGTAAAAGTTCAAAGTACAGATGGCAACACATTGCAAACCTCTGCAATTATGGAAGCGATGACAGAAGAAATTGCGTTAATCATTCTTCCGGGAGTGCTTTACCGTAGTGGTCAAATTTTAGATATGGAAACAATTACTAAAGCAGCGCATCAAAAAGGCATCAAAATCGGATTTGATTTATGTCATTCGATTGGCGCAATTCCGCATCAATTATCTGATTGGGAGGTGGATTTTGCTTTTTGGTGTACGTATAAGCATTTAAATGGTGGACCAGGGAGCGTTGGTGGCTTATATGTGAATAAAAAACATTTTAGCAAAAAGCCTGGACTCGCTGGCTGGTTCAGCTCTGACAAAGCTAAACAATTTGATATGGAACATAGCTTATCTCCAGCAAATAATGCTGGCGCTTATCAAATTGGCACACCGCACGTATTAAGTGCCGCTCCATTGCTTGGCTCTCTAGAGATGATATCCGAAATAGGGATAGAAGCAATTAGGGGGAAATCGTTACAGTTAACTGCATATTTAATGGAGCTTGTTGATAAGGAGCTTTTCGAATACGGCTTTACAATAGCAAATCCTCGCTCAGATTCTATACGTGGCGGGCATGTATACTTGGAGCACGCAGAAGCTGCCCGAATCTGTAAAGCGTTGAAAGCAAATGGCGTCATCCCAGATTTCCGTAAACCAAATGGTATTCGTTTAGCACCTGTTGCTTTATACAATACATATACGGAAGTTTGGCAAATGGTTCAGCTACTTAAGTCAATTATGAAAGATGAAAGCTACAAAGCATATGAAAATAAGCGGGGAGTGATTGCCTAAATGACTGACTGGATAGATATTTCACAGCCACTTTCACCTCAGATTGCGCATTGGCCTGGAGACACTCCGTTTCAGTATCGTCTCACAGCTTCCATAGAAGAAACGAAGTCTGTTAATATTGGGAATATCCATACGAGTTTACATATCGGTACACATATCGATGCACCATATCATTTTTCAGCTACTGGGAAAACGGTGGATCAATTACCTATCGAGCCCTATATTGGAAGAGCTGTTGTCATCGATGTAAGTCATACAAAAACAATTAATGCACAAGTTTTATCAGCAATGGATTGGCCTAGCAACACAAAAAGGATTTTATTACACACAAGCTTGGAGAATCAACCGGATCGTTTTCCAGCAAAACTCCCTTACTTAGATCCAGATATTGCTCCCTTTTTACAAGCAAAAGGAGTTCATTTACTAGGAGTAGATATGCCTTCAGTCGATGCACCAGATAGTAAGGACTTAGCTACTCACCATGCATTAGCTGCGCATGGAATTTATATTCTGGAAAACGTGATGCTTGATACGGTTCCAGCTGGGGAATATGAACTCATTGCCCTTCCTTTGCCCATCCAAGGTGCTGATGGCAGTCCCGTCCGAGCGGTTATTCGCCCAATCAGAAAGGGGAGCATGAGTAATGACAGATAAAAAGAATCGAGTTTTTGGTTCAGAAGACGGTATCTACACAGACTTCAAGGAAAAAATGACGTATGGCGATTATTTGCAATTAGATACGTTATTAACCAGTCAAAAGCGATTGTCCGATCATCATGATGAAATGCTGTTTATCATTATCCATCAAGTAAGTGAGCTTTGGCTAAAGCTGATTATCCATGAAATTCAGGCAGCAATTACATCGATTCAACAAGGCAATTTTCAAGCATCGTTTAAAATGCTTGCCCGTGTTTCCAAAACGCAATCGCAAATCATTCAAGCATGGGACGTTTTATCCACCTTAACGCCAGCAGAGTACATGGAATTTAGAGAAAGCCTTGGTAATGCATCCGGATTTCAATCTTACCAATATCGACTTGTCGAATTTGTGCTTGGCTACAAAACCCCGTATATTTTAAAAATATATGAAAACGATCCACAGTTTCATCAAACATTAGAGAAGGCTTATCATGCACCTGGACTTTATGACGTTGCTATTCAAGCATTGGCAGATCATGGATTATCCATTAACACGGACATTTTGCAACGTGATTTTTCGAAATCCTATGAAAAGGACACTTCTGTTGAGCAGGCTTGGTTAACCGTCTATCAAAATACAAATAAATACTGGGAATTATACCAGCTTGCTGAAAAATTAGTAGACATTGAAGATTGGTTTCAGCAATGGCGATTCAGGCATATGAAAACAGTCGAACGCATTATTGGCTTCAAAACAGGTACGGGAGGATCCTCTGGCGTCCATTATTTAAAGAAGGTTCTTGAACATTACTTTTTCCCAGAATTATGGGAAATACGCAGTAAAATATGAGGTAAAACTGTAATAGGGCATTTAGGTGCTGTTATCTTCCACTTAGACTTGTGGCATTACTGATTATCCAACTCCTGAAGTGGAAATCTTACAGCACCTTATATACGGGATAAAATTTTTTAAACCAATATCCTCATTGAAGCATATATTGGGAAAGAAATTCCGCCAAAATGACTTGACTTTTATGAACAATAGAAATAAAGTAAAACATAATTTACAAAAACAAGAGAGGTAAACTCCTCTCTGTTTTCGTTTTCACTTGATATCATAAACCCACTCGAAAGGAAGACAGACATCTTATGCAAAAGAAACCGGAACAATGGGCAAGTAAAATTGGATTTATTCTCTCCTCAGCTGGAGCTGCCATTGGCCTTGGAGCTATTTGGAAGTTCCCGTATATGACAGGAGAAAATGGTGGGGGCGCCTTTTTCTTATTATTTATCGCTTTTACAATCATTATTGGCTTACCGATATTAATTGCTGAGTTTATTATTGGTAGAGGGGCGCAAAAAGAAGCCATTTCTGCATACCAAACATTAGCTCCCAAACGAAGTCTATGGAGATTTATTGGACATTGGGGCGTCGCAGGGGCTTTTTTATTAATGTCTTTCTATAGTGTCGTCGGTGGATGGGTGCTCACCTATAGCCTATTATCCATCCCTGGCATGATTATCGGCAACGGAACTAATTATGCGGATCTGTTCGCAACTATTACGGGCAGTCCTTTCTTAACGATTTTAGGACACTTCTTATTTATTATGATAAATGTGGTTGTTGTATCGTTTGGTGTTAAGGATGGAATTGAAAAAACGAGCAAGATTTTAATGCCATTATTATTTATCTTTTTCATTATTCTTGTTATTCGTTCCATTACATTTGATGGAGCAATGGAGGGGCTTCGGTTCTTTCTACAACCCGATTTTTCAAAATTAAATACCGAAAACATCCTTTATGCGCTCGGACAGTCCTTTTTCTCTTTGGCTGTTGGTGTTTCTGTAATGGTTACGTATAGCTCTTACTTAAAAAAAGATGTTAGCCTACCAATGTCAGCAGCTTCTGTATCAATTATGAATATATTTGTCTCTTTACTTGCAGGGCTAGCTATCTTCCCTGTGGTCTTTGCCTTTGGTTTGGAGCCAACAGAAGGTCCAGGGCTATTATTTATCGTCTTACCAGAAGCTTTTGCACAAATGCCGTTTGGAGAGCTATTTTTAAGCTTATTTCTATTGCTGTTTTTGTTTGCCGTATTAACTTCTTCGTTTAGCATGCTGGAAATCGTTACTGCAGCAGTTACCGCTAAAAAGCAACGTTCCCGACGTACAACAGCTTTAGTTGCTGGTTTGCTGGTATTCTTTACCGGAATACCAGCAGCACTTTCTTCCAGTAGTTTATCTAATGTGACTATTTTCGGAAAAACATTTTTCGATGCCTCTGATTTTCTAGTCAGTAATATTATGTTACCTGGAGGTTGTCTATTTATTGCTTTATTTGTTGGCTTTAAAATGGATAAACAGCTAATTCAGCAAGAGTTTCGCTATGGGAATCAGTTAGGTGACCCAATATATAATGCTTGGTTTCAATTAATCCGCTGGCTCGCTCCATTAACAATTATTATTGTTTTTCTAGGTTCCCTCGGCTTTTTATAAGGCGTAGTTGCTGAGCGTAATAGCTGTTATTTCATGTTTTACGGTAGGTTAGCGTTTTAGAACTTCCTGCCGTGATTGAACAGACCGTTTTGAACATTATTTATAGGGTAAAATAACTGTAGCAACCTCTTTTTCAAATAGCCATGTATTGCACCATGATGACTTCACATTCCAATCTGCTTTAAACGTAACATGATAAGGTGTATTGCATCGCTTTAGAAATGGGAAAGTTAAAGGAGTGTTTCAATGACACAAAAAATCCTCATTGTTGGTGGAGTTGGTGGAGGCGCTACAGTTGCAGCACAAATACGTAGAAAAAACAAAGATGCAACGATTATTATCTTTGATAAAGATGAATATATCGCTTTTTCTAATTGTGGCATGCCCTATTACTTAGGAAATACGGTGAAAGACCGTGAACAAATTTTATACCCGAAAGAAGAATTTGCCGTTAAATATGGTGTTCAGGTAAGAACAAAAGCTGAGGTAACGGCAATTCATCGAGAGCAAAAAGCAATTACCTATCTTACGGAATCAAAACAGTATACAGAAACATATGATCAACTCATTTTATCACCTGGCGCAACGGCGGTCATGCCACCGATCCCAGGAATGGACCAGACACGAACTTTTTCTCTACACACAATAGCCGATATGGATGAAATAGCTGCATACATCGAAGAACAACATCCAAAATCTGCTGCTATTGTAGGTGGTGGCTTCATCGGATTAGAAATGCTGGAAAACTTACACGCAAAAGAGCTGAATTGTACCTTAATTGACCGCTCTGACCAAGTGATGAATCCACTTGATCAAGATATGGCTGAAATGGTTCATGAATATATAAACGAAAAGCAAGTCCATTTGCTGCTTAATAATGGATTGAAGGAGTTTTCTAATGAAGGAAAAACATTGCATGTAGCTAGTGGAAAAACAGTCGCTGCCGATATGACGATCATGGCTGTAGGAATTCAGCCAAACGTTCAACTAGCACAAGAGGCAGGCTTATCTATTGGTAAAACTGGTGCAATTATCGTAAATGAATATATGCAAACGGATGATCCTGCCATTTATGCTTTAGGAGATGCTGTGGAAACAACCGATTGGATAACTGGAGAACCGAGAAATATCGCATTAGCTTGGCCAGCCCATCGGCAGGCGTTTATCATTGCTAGCCATTTACATGGGCAACCTATCCCGTATCAAGGAACGATAGGTTCCAGTATTTTACGACTTTTTGAGATGACAATTGGAGCAACCGGAGCGAATCGTATCGAATTAGAAGCAAAAGGTATCCCTTATAAAGAGGCAAAAATCGAAACATTATCAAACGCAAATTATTTCCCTTCTACAGCTAAGCTATGGATTAAAATTTTATTTGATGCGCATAATGGGCGTATTTATGGAGGTCAGGCTGTAGGGTATGCTGGAGCTGACAAACGTTTGGCCATCCTATCCACTGCTATTAAAGGAAGGATGACTGTTTTCGATTTACCTGAATTGGAGCTCGCTTACGCTCCTCCTTATTCCAGCCCGAAAGACCCCGTAAATATCCTTGGATACAAAGCAGCTTCTATGTTAGCAAATTAGTAATTGGTAAGAATCAGGATAGTCTATTACCGCCGACGTATAAAGAGAACCGTCCATTTCGGACGGTTCTCTTTATATTAATCCAACCTATACGTTTTCATTCATCTTCTGGTAGTTGTAACACATATTAATTACTTTATTCCTCGCTTAATTGATCCACAGCAAGAATAGCAGCTGCAACATCGTCTGCAGTTACATCATTAGATAAGTTGCTCATCGTCTCGCCTTCTTGTGTAGCAGCCTCCCCAACACGAAGCAGGTCTTCGTATGATACGTTATCCAAATGCATTTCTTTTAATGTTGTTGGTAAGCCTAATTTCTTATAAAAATCAATGTATTTTTGTAATTCCTCTTTTGGATGCAGTTCCAAAACAAGCTGTACTAACGTGCCATAGGCTACTTTTTCTCCGTGTGTTAAATGATGAATATCTCCATCCAATACAGTAAAGCCATTATGAATAGCATGCGCTCCAGCTAAGCCGCCACTTTCAAAGCCTAGTCCAGATAACAATGTATTTGCTTCGACAACAGCTTCAACATGCTTTGTCACAATACCTTTTTTAACGGCTTGAAATGCTGCCTCGCCATATGCAAATAATGTTTTCTCACATTCTTTGGCGATTGCCTTTGCGGCAATACTTGGTTTTCCACCGGCCATGGCCTCGCCATTACTTTTTAGTGTCGCTCTTGCTTCTACCCACGTGGCCATTGCGTCGGCAATCCCGGAAGCAAATAGTCTTGCTGGAGCTTTAGCTACAACTGCAGTATCAACCAGCACTAAGTCTGGGTTTTTATCGTAAAATTTATATGATTCAAATACACCTTCATCACTATAGATAACCGATAAAGCACTTGTAGGTGCGTCCGTAGATGCTGTTGTTGGAACAATAATAACGCTTACTTCTAAGCCATCAGCGATTGCTTTAGCAGTGTCTAATGTCTTCCCACCACCTACACCTATTACGGCATCAACGCTTGCTTCTTTTCCTACTTTGACAACCCTGTCGATTTCCGCTATGGAAGCTTCTCCATTAAATGGAACATAGTGATAAGCTAGATTCTCTTCTTTCATACTTGTCTCAATGGTTTCTTTCGTAATCTCCCATACTACATCATCAGACAAAATTAATGGTTTCTGACTAATTGGCTTGACATGCTTTCCTAGACTCTTTAAAGCATCTTTTCCTTGAATATACTTACTTGGTGAAATAAAAATAATCTCTGACATTGTCATCGCCCCTTCTGCTAGCAATTCAAGATAAGGATAGACAGGCTCTTCAAAAGCCATCCATACGAAAGAAAAGCAAATGCATTAGCTTTGCCGTTGATCATTTAAACTAGGCTCTATATACCTGCTCCCTATTTGAATCAAAGCAATTATAGTATTACATACACATGTTTAGTATAACAATGGTGGAAGCGATTATACAAGCTTTTCGTGATTAATTTCACATTTTTTTAATAAATCAGCTCTTTAAAATAACTATTCGAGCTACTTAGCTTGAGCAAACTTAGAGCGAAACTGGAACTTTAGCTCGGAGGCACTCGGAGGCAAATTAAAATAGCTAACCCTACGAAAGCACCTTTTTAGCACCTTTCTGTAGAGCTAGCTATCCATTACAAATCTTCTTCAAACCGATAAACTAATTTATACTTTTCTTCATTTAATAAATCTACCACATGTATACGGACGCCATGTCCAAAAATGACTTCATCCTCCGTCATCGCAACAATCATTGCTTTCGTTTCTTTATTTACATCAATATATATGTCCCCAACAGCAGGTTTTAGATTCGTATCACTTTCAGCTAAATAGGTGATCGATTCATCTTGGATTTGCTGCTCCTCAGGAACCAAACTTTTATCATAATATGCAATTTCCCGACTAGCTTCTGATTTACCCGGAACCATCACAACATACTCACTATGCTTTACACCATTATCTCTGGTAGTAACTACGTTTCCATCCTCTACACTATCAACTTTTTCAATCGCATTCAGTGAATAGTGATCAAGAAAATCCGGCGCTGGCTTGATGATTAAAATATAATCACCTGGCTCTGGTCGTTTATTTTTATCGATGGTATATCGTTTACCATAAAAAATGAATGTATCATTATGCTGTGGACGACATAATTCAATTTCGCTTGCTTTCGTTAATATCTGCTGCATGTCCTTTAAACGATATAAATGCACAGATTTCTTAAACATCGGTTTTACTGAATACACTTGGTGCAATTCATTTCGGTAAAAAACAAACTGCCCTTTTCTCACTTGAAAAAGCTTCATTAGACTACCTCCTATAATGATGTTCCATTAGAGTATATTACAACTGTAGCAAAAAAAGAAAGTCCTAAACTGATATTCCTTTTAATCCACATATTTGAAACATTTTATTCTTTAAAAAATAACTCAGAACAGCGTTAGATTCACATTTTTTCCATATGAACAAACGGTAATGAAGTATCTACTTTGCCGATGACACGCTTAATGGAAAAATCTTGTCCCTTTAGCCATTTATTGAAATCAAAAATAACCGGCTCTCTGTCGCCTCCTAACGCAAACCACGCTTTTAATTGCTTCGGGAAGTAACCTGATGTATGAATCGTCCCAGCCCACTGCTTATATTTTGTAGAAAAAACGCCACGCTTCGAATCATTCATCAGTCTAAAAGCGTCATACGCATTCGTAATTTGTCCCTTATTGTCCTGAATCGTTTGCTGTCTACGCTGGGAATCTGCCAAATGATGCCGATTTTCTTCGGTTAAATGTTCAAAGTGATTGGTACAGACTTGTCCTGTACGTATTTTTACAGCTCGAGGAGAAGCTTCTATAATATAGGTTTCCCCATTTTTATCCAATAAAACATAACTGAAGGAATGACGATGTGGAATTTCCTGTAATACAGCAATAGCCTGCTCCACATCTTTACAATTTTCCAGAACTATTCTGGCTATCATATTACAAATAAACCCATCTTCCGGATGTCGACGATGAACAAAATTATAACCAATGGTTAACCCGTGTTCATTCATGCCGTCCATCCTGCCAGTTATACGCTGGGACGGTGCAATCGTTGCATAGCCTTGATCAGTCGGTTGAAAAACCGTATAGCGGCCTTCATATGTCTTCGGATGATAATCGTAGTTGCGAATCATATAGTCTGAATTTGTGAAAATGGAGCAACCACTTTTTTGATATGCTAGTCGATATCCGCCAAACTCTTGCAGTATCTCCTCCATGTCCCACTGAAGTGCATCCATTAATCCACATAGCTCTTCCCAAATCCCAGGAGCGATCGGTTGAATCATTCGCTTCACTTCATCTTCTTTGATAATGAATCTCGGTCGTCTAATCTTCCATTGCTTTTTCCTATTTTCTAATATATAGGAATGCTTTAAGTCTATTCCTTGCTCGTAACCAAAATCATAGTGTCTGCCCCGGTACTGTATTACATCACTATAGATCGATTGCATGAAGTTCCCACCTTTCTCGCACATTCATCCTTCATTGTAATCTTTAATCTTTCATTTGAAAATCCATATGTATTTAAATGAAACCTTTCATCTATAGCTATCGTAGTAAAAGTATAGAGTTTATAATTAGGAGTGAAAACATGACAGGAATTTTAACAACGACGATACTTTCATTTATTTTATATGCTGTCATCGCTGTATTTTTTATTATTCAAAACAAAAAATACCGGGTGACGACAGTAAAAGCAGTCGGTCTGGTTTTTGCAACGCTGTTTATACTCGGTGTTATTAC
This genomic interval from Virgibacillus pantothenticus contains the following:
- a CDS encoding C45 family autoproteolytic acyltransferase/hydolase yields the protein MQSIYSDVIQYRGRHYDFGYEQGIDLKHSYILENRKKQWKIRRPRFIIKEDEVKRMIQPIAPGIWEELCGLMDALQWDMEEILQEFGGYRLAYQKSGCSIFTNSDYMIRNYDYHPKTYEGRYTVFQPTDQGYATIAPSQRITGRMDGMNEHGLTIGYNFVHRRHPEDGFICNMIARIVLENCKDVEQAIAVLQEIPHRHSFSYVLLDKNGETYIIEASPRAVKIRTGQVCTNHFEHLTEENRHHLADSQRRQQTIQDNKGQITNAYDAFRLMNDSKRGVFSTKYKQWAGTIHTSGYFPKQLKAWFALGGDREPVIFDFNKWLKGQDFSIKRVIGKVDTSLPFVHMEKM
- a CDS encoding glycerol dehydrogenase, whose amino-acid sequence is MSEIIFISPSKYIQGKDALKSLGKHVKPISQKPLILSDDVVWEITKETIETSMKEENLAYHYVPFNGEASIAEIDRVVKVGKEASVDAVIGVGGGKTLDTAKAIADGLEVSVIIVPTTASTDAPTSALSVIYSDEGVFESYKFYDKNPDLVLVDTAVVAKAPARLFASGIADAMATWVEARATLKSNGEAMAGGKPSIAAKAIAKECEKTLFAYGEAAFQAVKKGIVTKHVEAVVEANTLLSGLGFESGGLAGAHAIHNGFTVLDGDIHHLTHGEKVAYGTLVQLVLELHPKEELQKYIDFYKKLGLPTTLKEMHLDNVSYEDLLRVGEAATQEGETMSNLSNDVTADDVAAAILAVDQLSEE
- a CDS encoding CoA-disulfide reductase codes for the protein MTQKILIVGGVGGGATVAAQIRRKNKDATIIIFDKDEYIAFSNCGMPYYLGNTVKDREQILYPKEEFAVKYGVQVRTKAEVTAIHREQKAITYLTESKQYTETYDQLILSPGATAVMPPIPGMDQTRTFSLHTIADMDEIAAYIEEQHPKSAAIVGGGFIGLEMLENLHAKELNCTLIDRSDQVMNPLDQDMAEMVHEYINEKQVHLLLNNGLKEFSNEGKTLHVASGKTVAADMTIMAVGIQPNVQLAQEAGLSIGKTGAIIVNEYMQTDDPAIYALGDAVETTDWITGEPRNIALAWPAHRQAFIIASHLHGQPIPYQGTIGSSILRLFEMTIGATGANRIELEAKGIPYKEAKIETLSNANYFPSTAKLWIKILFDAHNGRIYGGQAVGYAGADKRLAILSTAIKGRMTVFDLPELELAYAPPYSSPKDPVNILGYKAASMLAN